The sequence gtggttcattcgttccTCCcacacgtaccgtccgccatctgcaccccaccatagatggtacgcagcactttcctttcgaaaacctccagtgcgcgttggtcctccacgagcatcgtccaggtctcagtccgtagaggactaccggtctaatgagcattttgtagattgtcagtttggtacggcggcgaactctattcgatcggagcgtcttgcggagtccaaagtacgtacgatttccagccactatgcgtctcctgaatttctctgctggtgtcattttcggcagtcaccagtgagctcaagtacacaaattcttctaccacctcgatttcgtcaccaccgatgcaaactcgcggtgggtggctcacattgttttcctttgaacctcttcctatcatgtacttcgtcttcgacgtgttgatgactagtccgatccgcttggcttcctcttcagtctgatgcagGCTTCCATCTTCTTAAAGTTGCGTGTcgtaatatctatgtcgtcggcgaagccaaatagctggacggacttattgaaaaattgtaccacctgtgttaatccctgctcttcgtattaccccttccaaagcgatgttgaatagcagacacgaaagaccatcaccttgccgtaaccctctgcgggtttctgaagggactcgagaatacccctgaaactcgaactacgcacatcacccgatccatcggcgctttgatcaaccgtgtcagtttatccggaaaaccgtgttcgctgccatagctggtcccgatcgtttgtatcatatgcggttttgaagtcgatgaatagatgatgtgggcacgttgtattcgcggcatttctgcagtacttggcgaatggcgaacacctggtccgtggtggagcgttcgcccataaaacccgcctggtactgccccacgaactcccttgcagttggtgctagtcgacggcataaatttgggagagtaccttgtaggcggcgttcagcaatgtgatagCGCGGTAGttgcaatccagcttatcgcccttttgaagatgggacacatgacaccttccatccactcctgcggcaaaacttccttctcccaaatcttggtaatgacccagtgcagcgctctagctagtgcctcaccaccgtgtttaaacagctctcctggtagttggtcaaccccagggctttgttgttcttcagccgggcCAATCtccctcctggatttcctggagattcggagccggtaagattatgtcctgcgcgcgttctcccaggtccatcaccataccgccatcttcgtctgccacatcgccattcaggtgttcaatttccgaatgaattcctgatgaaatttcggaaagcactcctggaagaatttccgaaattctctTCCTCATATTCCGTCGAAATTATAAAATCAATCGCCGAATAAAGTCCGGtgaaattcggaagaacttctcgagtaaattcaaaatattttgctgagaatttgataaaaatattttagagcaattcagtgaaaaaaatccattagaATACAGAAGAGCTACCCTGGGTAGTTTAGGACTATTTGCTGTGTAATTTTCAATTCTAATCCGTAGAAATCCTCCGTTATCTCTTCCAGAAACAAACTTCGCACAATCTTCAACGTCGTAGAAGAGGTCAACCTGCTGGACTCCAAGGACGATGCCAACCTGGCGCTGCTCAAACGTCCCGAGCTGGGCATCACATTCACAAAGCTGCACTGCTGGCGTCTGACGCAGTTCGAGAAATGCGTCTTCCTCGATGCCGACACACTGGTGCTGCGCAACAGCGATGAGCTGTTCGAACGGGAAGAGCTGTCCGCCGCCCCGGACATCGGCTGGCCCGATTGTTTCAACTCCGGCGTCTACGTGTATCGACCGTCGCTCGATACGTTCTCCAGTCTGATGCAGTACGCCGTGACCCATGGAAGCTTCGACGGGGGCGATCAGGGTCTGCTGAATGCGTACTTCTCCGACTGGGCGCACAAGGACATCTCCAAGCACCTTCCCTTCATCTACAACACATCGTCGGTGGCTTCCTACTCGTATCTTCCAGCATTTAAGCAGTAAGTGTTCGAAGATCTGGTTTCTGGGCAATGTGGTTCTTATAATCTACTTTCTTTTAGATTTGGTCAGAACACAAAAATTCTTCACTTCATCGGCACGGCCAAACCGTGGCTGCAAAACTTTGACTCGGAGTCCCGCAAAGTGTACATCCCCGGCGGTTATCAGCACTTGGCCAACTTCCTCCAGTACTGGTGGGATGTCTTCTGCGAAGATGTCCACTCACGTCTGAGTGCGGATATGGTGAGTACGATTTTGCTTTCCTACTTTTGAGTTGAACCTTTTTTCAACTACCTTACCCGAGAAAACAAGACTTCAATAACCCTCCCAAGAAACAAAACGAGAAAGCATCTCGAACAACAAACAACAACACGAGTAAGAGTATGCTTCTTGTAGAGTAGCGCGTACCGTAGAAAAGCTACTTCTATCAACCCACCCCCAAGAACCGTTAGATCCTCCAATAGCTGAATTGTTTTTTCATGTAACTCCTTTTCAAGTCTGGCCTCAACACTAGTAGGAATAATAACGGAAAGGTAAGCCAGAAAGCCCACTTCAACGCCAAATGCGACTCCATAGAACGCCCTGTGAAGTGTCGTAATTCGATGGTCTTTATTTCGCTGTTTCTTGAAGAAAATACTGGCTTAGGATCACGACACTTCACAGTGGCTGTTTCCTATCACCGAAGGAAACGAACTGCGCTTTCTTTCATCGTGTGTGGTGGTGGTTAATTGGTGTTATGATACTACATACATTGCTTACTCTCTCGAACGTAGCTTAGTTGTTAGAGCTTTTGCAAACATGCTTTTATTAACTCTTGATGTACGTATGCTTACCATTTTATATGTGTATGTTTCACGCTTATTTATTTTGATCGTAGTTTGATTGACTAGCATTCCTCGAGTAGAAAATTGGTTGTAGTAATCTCTGCACTGTGTATATATTCTGCACTTATATATCCTTGAACCAAATTTTTTTGTAGTGAGTTGATAGGAAATCCGGCAATCAGTCCCAGCATGTGTTCATAAAATAGGATGACAATATGAAGGTTAGCGATTATGCATCGATTTAAAATATAAATGTACGGTGGGTAACGATAAGTGATACGGTTGAAACCATACGCGAGACCGGATGCTATTTTTGATTGACAATAAACAACAACTAACTGGCGAGCGAAATactgttaaaattgatttaggGTCGTTTTTCCTGCAGTCGATTTGTTTGAACGGGATTTCACTATCGATGTTCTCGGTGATGGACAGAGAATCATAGTCGTGGGTGTGCCACTTCGAACAAAATGGCTAATTGGCAtcaattcaaatatttattgtacCTATGTTTACCTGGTTGGTGTATTCGACTGTGTGTTTATTTATAAAGCGATGAGGCATGAATCAAATTAGTAAGATAGTTGGCGCCACGGCGAAAGGTGTTTGTAGTTTAAGTATCGATGGATTTGTAAGAACGATCTTAGTCTCTAAGAAATGCGTACAAGACATTGGAACTCGTAATCAGAATCTTTGTATTATATATTGTAATTATTATTCACAGAAAGATGTttaagctgaaaaaaaaaacaaacttttgaaaaaaaaaagtgcgcTTTTTGGACGGAAACGAGCCaacctcgggctgaaagtctccctgataaagaaaaaaatactctATTTGTAGAAATATGATTTAGAGCAAAAAGTGGAACAGAGTTAGAATTTCAAATTAAGGAcatcgaaacaaaattcaaaagattcaagctctatctggtaaaatgtcacaagagaggattctcttcgtcgatatccttccttttaaataaaagtgacaaacaAAGGATTTCAtcgcggtttatcacctcagaatgcaagttttcattgttttctttcgttctgagggAAGGAACTGCAAAGAAATCATCTGATTGTCACTTTAATGTAAAAGAGGGGAAGTTGGCGAAGAGAATTCTTTCTTGCGGCATTCGCctttattccagatagagcttgagatATTATATTTCCTAAAgagttcctttgagaattcctaaTGTTTTCGAAATTGCTAAGATTTTTACGTActggaaaattccgaagaattttcctcgcCGATTTAGAGTTctgctttggaaattccgaagaatgccATTAATTTTCTCTTTGGAAATGCCGAAGATTGTTTCTGGAAATAACAATGAATTGCGGAGTATTTGCCTCAataattttgatgaatttttctttgGATATTGTTGATGATCTACacatttaaaattccgaagaaataagTCGAAGTTAAGACCCGTCGTACTCCATGCGGCCAAATCTAATCTGTTCACGACTGTCCGTTTTCTACACATCTGTGCAAGACGGCGCCAGTCTGGCCATGAGGAGGGCTACTGTGGACATGTCAGGGAAGCTTCTGATAGTTCAGTCAAACCACTACATGTTTCACGAAAAAAGGCAATTCTGCAGCGCATACCAGAAGTCTTAACAACTAGAAAGATGCTCAGCAAGCCATAAGCAAAACGCCCTTCAATAGAAGTCGTCAATGCGTCTGGCGAACCTCTTGGGCAGATCGGTGAGTTCCTTTTTAAAGAAAGCAACAATGGCGTcatggttaaaaaaaaacaaaatgcttCATAACCTCCGTTCTTCCGTATCTCAATGTTTTAGGCATCGAATGAATTGAACTCTCCAACCTCTGATCAATGCCATTTTCCGCAATcaaagaacttttgaaataaaaaaaacacccaAGTTTTCGAATAATCGTTGGGTcactgcaacaaaaccaaagtGAAGCTTCTCATGAAACCTGAAGTAAAATTCTTTTTCTGTTCCAAAACAACGGTTTCCTTCAATCCTCTTGCACTAGAAACTGGgagtcattctgaattccaaacTGATTTGTGCGATCGGAAAGGCAACCAGTGCCTTCTGGATATGCTCAaaaacatttggaagaaaatggggCTTCAGACCAAAAATGATTTATTGGATCTATATTTCCATTATGCGTTCAAATCTGACAtatatggtggccaaaaacaaaaagaGGCTACTAGAATAAACTTGCGAAACTGCAAAGGTTAGTATCAATTGCTGTAACGCGAGCAATGCGTAGCAGTCTTCCAAAATAGTTAGATGCAATTCTAAATGTGCTATCGTTGCATGAATTCGTGCAGCGGGAAGCGGTAAAGAATATGCACAAACTTAAACGATTGAAGTTATTCAAGTCATGGCCACATGAGAATTTCACAAAATTTCCAATATGGTCCAGTGATGAATATTAATAGAGACTGTGGAGAACAATGACACTTCTTATAACGTACGTGCGCCATCACGTATGGATTGGGAAGTCGAAGGTCCCGCTGTTCGAGACGGTTCCATAAAATTATATATCGAACAAAAACGGGAGCTGGTCCTGGGATAGCGATCATAGTAgcaatgggaaactatccaaCAGTGTTCCAAGCAAATATTTTTGCCATAATGAAATGTACTAATGTCTGTCTAGAGTGGAAATATAGACATTTGTTTTGCAACTATTTGTATTTTCATTGAGTAGCTTTGAGGATTTCGGGATAAAATTCCAAGATCCGAAGATGTCTGAGGAAGACGAACGGGCTCTGGACATAATGAACCGAACCCTGAAGCGTTGTGATAACCATTTCGAAGTGGGACAGTTATACAAGTATAACAACTTTGCGTTCCCCGACAGTAAACCGCAAGCGTTGCGTCGTTTGCAGACAATAGAGAAGAAGATGGATGCTGATTTACAATTCGCCGAGAAGTACTGCCAGAAGATCCAAGAATATTTGGACAAAGGATACGCTCGCAAGCTGAAAGAAGAAGAGATAAAAGACACCTGCAATACTTGGTATCTCCTACAACTAGTTTAGGCTGGTAATGGATGCCAAAGCAAAGTCCCATGGTTTTTC comes from Armigeres subalbatus isolate Guangzhou_Male chromosome 2, GZ_Asu_2, whole genome shotgun sequence and encodes:
- the LOC134217962 gene encoding glycogenin-1 isoform X17; this translates as MSNYAWVTLATNDSYSLGALVVAHSLKRVHTAHQLAVLITPGVSEAMKNKLRTIFNVVEEVNLLDSKDDANLALLKRPELGITFTKLHCWRLTQFEKCVFLDADTLVLRNSDELFEREELSAAPDIGWPDCFNSGVYVYRPSLDTFSSLMQYAVTHGSFDGGDQGLLNAYFSDWAHKDISKHLPFIYNTSSVASYSYLPAFKQFGQNTKILHFIGTAKPWLQNFDSESRKVYIPGGYQHLANFLQYWWDVFCEDVHSRLSADMAGLAGSISNVKLGEPRSPEQASSEERIRRQSWELGNADYAGRDAFKNIWDRIQRTMDD